The following DNA comes from Rhodothermales bacterium.
ACGATTTTGGAGACGACGCCGGCCCCGACGGTCCGACCGCCTTCCCGAATCGCAAAGCGCAATCCTTGCTCCATGGCCACCGGAACGATCAACTGCACCTTGAACTGCGTGTTGTCGCCGGGCATCACCATCTCCACACCCTCGGGAAGCTCAATGTCCCCCGTCACATCCGTCGTACGGAAATAAAACTGGG
Coding sequences within:
- the tuf gene encoding elongation factor Tu (EF-Tu; promotes GTP-dependent binding of aminoacyl-tRNA to the A-site of ribosomes during protein biosynthesis; when the tRNA anticodon matches the mRNA codon, GTP hydrolysis results; the inactive EF-Tu-GDP leaves the ribosome and release of GDP is promoted by elongation factor Ts; many prokaryotes have two copies of the gene encoding EF-Tu), which gives rise to QFYFRTTDVTGDIELPEGVEMVMPGDNTQFKVQLIVPVAMEQGLRFAIREGGRTVGAGVVSKIVD